From a single Aquificaceae bacterium genomic region:
- a CDS encoding ribonucleoside triphosphate reductase gives MLKVDIPRERSASSRGALPEVVKRDGAIVSFDRGRIERAISKAFRAVDEPVDASTTEELVEEVVFKVLSLEKKKVHVEEIQDIVEEVLILHGFAKVAKAYILYRKKREEIRDISKAIVDAEKVVQDYVYQQDWRVQENANASYSFSGLMLHTAGTVIAHYTLTHVYPERIAKAHREGDLHIHDLSHGIVGYCAGWSMEDLLRKGFRGGPGRVTAGPAKHLSSLLGQMVNFLGVTQMEFAGAQALNSVDTFLAPFVRADRLGYNEVKQLVQQLVFSLNVPSRWGGQAPFINFSFDWTVPGDMKDRPVIVGGRERPDIGYYGEFQKEMDIINRAFMEVMMEGDNEGRIFSFPIPTYNITPDFEWDSENARLLWKMTAKYGIPYFQNFISSSLKPGDVRSMCCRLQLDLRELRNRMGGLFGSADKTGSIGVVTINMPRIGYLSKSEDEFFERLNELMELAKDSLEIKRKVIERNLKRGLMPYSREYLQSFDTFFSTIGLVGMNEACLNFLGVSIAEPEGKEFAIRVLKFMRERLSDFQEETGHLYNLEATPAEGTSYRLAKIDRMKYPDIITAGEGEPYYTNSTHLPVNYTDDLFEVLQHQKDFQTLYTGGTVIHAFLQESPSELAVARFIKRAFENYPIPYLTITPTFSVCEDHGYIRGEHFHCPQCGKPAEVYSRVVGYYRPVQRWNRGKQEEFRQRLEYAI, from the coding sequence ATGCTGAAAGTGGACATTCCCAGAGAAAGGTCTGCATCTTCCAGAGGTGCCCTGCCAGAAGTGGTAAAGAGGGATGGTGCAATTGTTAGCTTTGACAGGGGCAGAATAGAGAGGGCAATCTCAAAGGCTTTCAGGGCTGTTGATGAGCCAGTGGATGCTTCTACTACGGAGGAGCTTGTGGAGGAGGTTGTTTTCAAGGTGTTGAGTCTGGAAAAGAAAAAGGTTCATGTGGAGGAGATACAGGATATAGTGGAGGAAGTGCTTATCCTCCATGGCTTCGCAAAGGTTGCGAAGGCCTACATCCTTTACAGAAAGAAGAGGGAGGAAATCAGAGATATATCAAAGGCCATAGTTGATGCAGAAAAAGTCGTTCAGGACTATGTATACCAGCAAGACTGGAGGGTTCAGGAAAACGCCAACGCAAGCTACTCCTTCTCCGGTTTAATGCTCCACACCGCGGGGACCGTCATAGCCCACTACACCCTCACCCACGTATATCCTGAAAGGATTGCAAAGGCTCACAGAGAGGGGGACCTTCATATACATGACCTTTCCCATGGCATAGTGGGATACTGTGCAGGATGGTCTATGGAAGACCTATTAAGAAAGGGCTTTAGAGGTGGTCCTGGGAGGGTTACCGCAGGTCCTGCAAAGCACCTCTCTTCTCTTCTTGGTCAAATGGTCAACTTCCTTGGTGTGACGCAGATGGAGTTTGCAGGTGCTCAGGCTCTCAACTCAGTGGATACTTTCCTTGCACCGTTCGTGAGGGCAGACAGACTTGGCTATAATGAGGTTAAACAGCTTGTTCAACAGCTTGTCTTTTCCCTCAACGTCCCCTCAAGATGGGGAGGCCAGGCACCTTTCATAAACTTCTCCTTTGACTGGACTGTTCCAGGAGACATGAAGGATAGACCTGTCATAGTTGGAGGTAGAGAAAGGCCCGACATAGGATACTATGGAGAATTTCAGAAGGAGATGGACATCATAAACAGAGCTTTTATGGAAGTTATGATGGAAGGGGACAACGAAGGCAGGATATTTTCCTTCCCCATACCCACTTATAACATAACTCCTGACTTTGAATGGGACTCGGAGAATGCAAGGCTCTTATGGAAGATGACCGCAAAATACGGCATACCCTATTTTCAAAACTTCATATCAAGCTCCCTGAAGCCGGGGGATGTAAGAAGTATGTGTTGCAGGCTCCAGCTTGACCTGAGGGAACTCAGAAACAGAATGGGTGGTCTTTTTGGAAGCGCCGACAAGACAGGCTCCATAGGAGTTGTAACCATAAACATGCCCAGAATAGGCTACCTTTCTAAGTCCGAGGATGAGTTTTTTGAAAGGCTTAATGAACTTATGGAGCTTGCGAAGGATAGCCTCGAGATAAAGAGGAAAGTCATAGAAAGGAACCTGAAAAGGGGTCTCATGCCTTACTCAAGGGAGTATCTGCAATCCTTTGACACCTTCTTTTCTACCATAGGTCTTGTTGGCATGAACGAGGCATGCCTTAACTTCCTTGGTGTCTCCATAGCAGAGCCTGAGGGCAAGGAGTTTGCCATAAGGGTTCTTAAGTTCATGAGGGAGAGGCTTTCTGATTTTCAGGAGGAGACAGGACATCTTTACAATCTTGAAGCGACGCCTGCGGAGGGAACATCCTACAGACTCGCAAAGATAGACAGAATGAAATATCCCGACATAATAACAGCAGGAGAAGGAGAACCTTACTACACGAACTCAACCCATCTGCCAGTAAACTATACCGATGACCTCTTTGAAGTGCTTCAACATCAGAAGGACTTCCAGACCCTCTACACGGGCGGAACTGTCATACACGCCTTCTTACAGGAATCTCCTAGTGAACTGGCAGTGGCAAGGTTTATAAAAAGAGCTTTTGAAAATTACCCCATTCCATACCTCACTATTACGCCTACCTTCTCCGTCTGTGAAGACCACGGCTACATACGGGGCGAACACTTCCATTGCCCCCAGTGTGGAAAACCTGCAGAGGTTTACTCAAGGGTCGTGGGATATTACAGGCCTGTGCAAAGGTGGAACAGGGGCAAGCAGGAGGAGTTCAGACAGAGGCTGGAGTATGCTATCTAA
- a CDS encoding Rrf2 family transcriptional regulator, with product MIYSETVKYALLALAYLALNRDRLVKVEEIAEAQRIPKPFLSKIFHKLARERVLKSYKGPTGGFTLAVPPEEITIMDVIRYLDEEYKLDYCALRPGRCEEWQSSPCVVHHKWTELRERILEYLTTTTVAELADVEGRHRHEPAHAQKNSG from the coding sequence ATGATATACTCAGAAACTGTTAAATATGCCCTTCTGGCCCTTGCGTACCTTGCCCTCAACAGGGACAGGCTTGTCAAGGTGGAGGAAATTGCAGAAGCCCAGAGGATTCCAAAGCCCTTTCTTTCAAAGATTTTTCACAAACTGGCAAGGGAAAGGGTTTTAAAGTCCTATAAGGGCCCAACCGGCGGTTTTACCCTTGCCGTCCCACCTGAAGAGATAACCATCATGGATGTTATACGCTACCTTGACGAAGAATACAAGCTGGATTACTGTGCTCTAAGACCTGGAAGGTGTGAAGAGTGGCAGAGCTCACCCTGCGTGGTCCATCACAAGTGGACTGAACTCAGAGAAAGAATACTTGAATACCTGACCACCACTACCGTGGCAGAACTTGCAGATGTGGAAGGCAGGCACAGGCATGAGCCCGCCCACGCCCAGAAAAACTCGGGTTAG
- a CDS encoding glutamine-synthetase adenylyltransferase: MFPSDWWKKAEERVNNLKKAKESLEELLSKHPEPKSLLDYLNDRRFILLLELLDQSECIKKFLINHPEDFQRTIPGLWYVFKDKKTYLKELEGLVWESMSDEEFSRTLAYYRHRELMRIMAKEILGTARYEELLQEYSQLPDAMLELAYRRAYKEAVEKYGKPLDEEGRPATGCVIALGKLGSYELNYYSDIDIMFIHSTDRGQAGKLTLNEFFSRFFQKVFRLMTQITPEGKPYEVDLDLRPFGKSGPVSMSLRSAELYYESYGRTWERFALLRARYCAGDEELYRAFEREVKEPFVFKKSVDYRILEEIRLIKAQIASEAKKKLLGRNNIKTGEGGIREVEFAVQSLLLLLGGKFPFLRESNTFRAIWKLSQKGVFSGEEAIFLERAYEFLRRLEHKVQLYSCTQTQSFSEADFPRLAKAMGMKEQELRDSYEKFTKGVSLIFSQIMPSQVEEELHPIQRALLNSDLEEAREILNGYGFREPVRAFNILLSYISGREGIKLSTQEKETFIKVLPQLLESMAQTTDPDETLSNFDKFFSNPTGRKVILSPAKEDVSKSLCRVFSLSSYLSTLISRYPDLVEDVLTLYQDFPEEERFTEEFEKYRSTLGLSPENLYRRFKRVWEIRIALVYLVKKEDRYRKLFSFFEKLSDLADFLLRRLWKDLGFEDMLLLALGKYGSKELTVGSDLDLVFLCRESGEEKTRKAQELIAFLTKHTSEGYLYDVDFRLRPMGSAGEIAPSMSFYREYFQSQARTWERLAWTRCRYVAGPQELAEEFEGLLRSFLFEKPLGEKERGEIRDMRLALEGNAKKGKEILDLKFSPGGLIDAEFLIQYYSLLERLREPSMIRACGRLMEKYPVLKEVQEHYTFLRLVETRLRLSKERAGSLLGPQDMKRVASSLGMQTEELQEKVMGSMKRLRDIFLEVFD; encoded by the coding sequence ATGTTTCCCTCAGATTGGTGGAAAAAGGCGGAAGAAAGGGTAAACAATCTCAAGAAGGCAAAGGAAAGCCTTGAGGAGCTACTCAGCAAACATCCTGAGCCTAAGAGCCTTTTGGACTACCTGAACGATAGAAGGTTCATACTGCTCCTTGAGCTCCTTGACCAGTCTGAGTGTATAAAGAAGTTTCTTATAAACCATCCAGAGGACTTTCAGAGAACCATACCAGGTCTGTGGTATGTCTTCAAAGACAAAAAAACCTATCTGAAGGAGCTGGAGGGTCTCGTGTGGGAGAGTATGTCCGATGAAGAGTTTTCAAGGACCCTCGCTTACTACAGACACAGGGAGCTTATGAGAATAATGGCAAAGGAGATACTTGGCACTGCCAGATACGAGGAGCTTCTTCAGGAATACTCACAGCTTCCTGATGCCATGTTAGAGCTTGCCTACAGGAGAGCTTACAAAGAGGCGGTGGAGAAATACGGAAAGCCTCTGGATGAAGAGGGAAGACCTGCCACAGGATGCGTGATAGCCCTCGGGAAGCTGGGAAGCTATGAGCTCAACTACTACTCAGATATAGACATAATGTTCATACATTCCACAGACAGGGGACAGGCGGGGAAGTTAACTCTGAACGAGTTCTTCTCGAGGTTTTTCCAGAAAGTCTTCAGGCTCATGACCCAGATAACGCCGGAGGGCAAGCCCTACGAGGTGGACCTTGACCTGAGACCTTTTGGCAAATCTGGACCTGTAAGCATGTCTCTCAGAAGCGCAGAGCTCTACTATGAGTCTTATGGTAGAACGTGGGAGAGGTTCGCCCTTCTGAGAGCAAGATACTGTGCGGGAGATGAAGAGCTTTACAGGGCCTTTGAAAGGGAAGTAAAAGAGCCCTTTGTCTTTAAAAAGTCTGTGGACTACAGAATACTGGAGGAGATAAGGCTTATAAAGGCACAGATAGCCAGTGAGGCAAAGAAGAAACTGCTTGGCAGAAACAACATAAAGACGGGAGAGGGTGGTATAAGGGAGGTGGAGTTTGCAGTTCAGTCCCTGCTTCTGCTTCTGGGGGGAAAGTTTCCTTTCCTCAGAGAGAGCAACACCTTCAGGGCCATATGGAAGCTGAGTCAGAAGGGGGTCTTTTCTGGGGAAGAAGCCATATTTTTAGAGAGGGCTTACGAGTTTCTCAGAAGGCTTGAACACAAGGTTCAGCTCTATTCCTGCACGCAAACGCAGAGCTTTTCAGAAGCAGATTTCCCAAGGCTTGCAAAGGCTATGGGCATGAAGGAGCAGGAGCTCAGGGACAGCTATGAAAAGTTCACAAAGGGTGTAAGCCTTATCTTTTCTCAGATAATGCCCTCACAGGTAGAGGAGGAGCTCCATCCTATTCAGAGAGCCTTGCTGAACAGCGATCTGGAAGAGGCAAGGGAAATCCTGAACGGCTACGGCTTTAGAGAGCCAGTAAGAGCCTTTAACATACTCCTTAGCTACATAAGCGGAAGGGAGGGCATAAAGCTGTCCACTCAGGAAAAAGAGACATTTATAAAAGTCCTTCCTCAGCTTCTTGAAAGTATGGCTCAGACCACAGACCCGGATGAAACCCTTTCCAACTTTGATAAGTTCTTTTCAAACCCCACAGGCAGGAAGGTAATCCTGAGCCCTGCAAAGGAAGACGTAAGCAAAAGCCTCTGCAGGGTCTTTTCTCTCTCATCTTACCTTTCCACGCTGATAAGCAGATATCCAGACCTTGTGGAGGATGTGCTCACCCTTTATCAGGACTTTCCTGAGGAGGAAAGGTTCACTGAAGAGTTTGAAAAATACAGAAGCACACTGGGGCTCAGCCCGGAGAATCTCTACAGAAGGTTTAAAAGGGTCTGGGAGATAAGAATAGCTCTTGTGTATCTTGTAAAGAAGGAGGACAGATACAGAAAGCTCTTCAGCTTCTTTGAAAAGCTCTCAGACCTTGCAGACTTTTTATTGCGAAGACTGTGGAAAGACCTCGGGTTTGAGGACATGCTTCTTCTTGCCCTTGGCAAGTATGGAAGCAAAGAGCTCACAGTTGGCTCTGACCTTGACCTTGTTTTCCTGTGCAGAGAATCCGGAGAGGAAAAGACCAGAAAAGCTCAGGAACTGATTGCCTTTCTCACAAAGCATACCTCGGAGGGTTACCTTTACGATGTGGACTTCAGGCTCAGACCCATGGGAAGCGCCGGAGAAATAGCTCCCTCCATGAGCTTTTACAGAGAATACTTCCAGTCTCAGGCAAGGACATGGGAAAGACTTGCATGGACAAGATGCAGATACGTAGCTGGACCGCAGGAGCTTGCAGAGGAGTTTGAAGGGCTCCTCAGAAGCTTTCTCTTTGAAAAGCCACTGGGTGAAAAGGAAAGGGGAGAAATAAGGGATATGAGGCTTGCCCTTGAGGGCAACGCAAAGAAGGGAAAGGAAATTTTGGACCTCAAGTTCTCTCCCGGAGGGCTTATTGACGCAGAGTTTCTCATTCAGTATTACAGCCTTTTAGAAAGGCTAAGAGAACCCTCAATGATAAGAGCCTGTGGTAGGCTTATGGAAAAGTATCCGGTTCTCAAAGAGGTGCAAGAGCACTACACTTTTCTCAGGCTTGTGGAAACAAGGCTCAGGCTTTCAAAGGAGAGGGCAGGGTCTTTACTTGGACCTCAGGATATGAAAAGGGTAGCAAGCTCGCTGGGCATGCAGACAGAGGAGCTTCAGGAAAAGGTTATGGGTAGCATGAAGAGGCTGAGGGATATCTTTCTTGAGGTCTTTGATTGA
- a CDS encoding magnesium transporter, giving the protein MDRGAFYETAKALAVVDVPIAHPENTVEETIERILGKKYVSASHIVVLEGGKLVGIVTAEDLFSAGPEDRIGGIMDSDPPRVSPDTDQEVVAWQAVQKGEYAMPVVDHYGYFLGLIPPFTLLRVLLQEHEEDLSKMAGILGPDNMAVSYGSADLGRRVLYRLPWLLAGLVGGFLAAGVVGMFEKELERHVALAFFIPTVVYLADAVGTQTEALIVRALALRIPVDIGRETKTSSAIGLALFFFSFFAVSIFWKDMKIALVVSLAILLASTAAGFVASLLPMFLKRLGSDPAHGSGPLATVLQDIISVFVYFLVASLLL; this is encoded by the coding sequence ATGGACAGGGGAGCCTTTTATGAGACTGCAAAAGCTCTTGCAGTTGTTGATGTGCCAATAGCACATCCTGAAAACACTGTGGAGGAGACCATTGAAAGGATACTTGGCAAAAAGTATGTCTCCGCCTCTCACATAGTGGTTCTTGAGGGAGGGAAGCTTGTTGGAATAGTTACGGCAGAGGACCTCTTCAGTGCAGGTCCCGAGGACAGGATAGGTGGCATCATGGACTCAGACCCCCCAAGGGTAAGCCCAGATACAGACCAGGAGGTGGTAGCATGGCAGGCGGTGCAGAAGGGCGAATACGCCATGCCCGTTGTGGACCACTATGGATACTTTCTTGGACTCATACCACCCTTCACCCTTCTCAGAGTTTTGCTTCAGGAACATGAGGAAGACCTCTCAAAGATGGCGGGTATTCTGGGACCAGACAATATGGCTGTGTCTTATGGGAGTGCAGACCTTGGCAGAAGAGTCCTCTACAGGCTGCCCTGGCTCCTCGCTGGTCTTGTGGGTGGATTTCTAGCCGCTGGAGTGGTGGGCATGTTTGAAAAAGAGCTGGAAAGGCATGTGGCTCTTGCCTTTTTTATACCAACGGTGGTTTACCTTGCAGATGCTGTGGGAACGCAGACAGAGGCTCTCATAGTCAGGGCTCTTGCCCTGAGAATACCTGTAGACATAGGAAGGGAAACCAAAACAAGCAGTGCCATAGGCCTTGCCCTCTTCTTTTTCAGTTTCTTTGCAGTATCCATCTTCTGGAAGGATATGAAAATCGCCCTCGTTGTCTCTCTTGCCATACTTCTTGCTTCAACGGCGGCCGGCTTTGTGGCCTCTTTGCTGCCCATGTTTCTCAAAAGGCTTGGCTCGGACCCAGCACACGGAAGCGGCCCTCTTGCCACCGTGTTGCAGGATATAATATCGGTCTTTGTCTACTTCCTTGTAGCCTCTCTCCTTCTCTGA
- the gltX gene encoding glutamate--tRNA ligase produces the protein MVVSRFAPSPTGYLHLGNARTAIFSYLFARHHGGKFILRVEDTDRERSTEEFERMLLEDLQWLGIEWDEFYRQSERFDIYREYTQRLLESGHAYPCFCTVDELEEERKKAEERGVPYRYSGKCRVLSREEAEAFKREGKPYAIRFRVPDGRVVVFEDLIKGHIAISVDDFGDFVIVRSDGTPTYNFVVVVDDALMGVTHVVRGEDHIPNTPKQILIYEALGFEIPEFAHLPVILGEDRSKLSKRHGAVSVRNYREEGYLPEALFNFLCLLGWSPPEEGKEIFSKDELIQLFRLEDVNSSPAVFSKEKLRWMNGVYIREVLSLDRLVEEFMPFLQRAGYEVDREYVKKVLERTRDSFETLLDGVERLKPFFVEEISYSEQAMAVLENEHSREVLELFLQKAQEGELNATRVKEIAKEIQKELNLKAKDVWHALRACLTGELEGVGVDIICDVMPTEKVLERVARALRLLG, from the coding sequence ATGGTAGTTTCACGCTTTGCACCGAGCCCCACAGGATACCTGCACCTGGGGAACGCAAGAACCGCCATATTCAGCTACCTCTTTGCAAGACATCATGGAGGAAAGTTTATCCTTAGGGTTGAGGACACGGACAGGGAAAGGTCCACAGAGGAGTTTGAGAGGATGCTTCTTGAGGACCTTCAGTGGCTTGGAATTGAGTGGGATGAGTTCTACAGGCAGTCGGAGAGGTTTGACATATACAGGGAGTATACACAGAGACTTCTTGAGAGTGGACACGCCTACCCCTGCTTCTGCACGGTGGATGAACTGGAAGAAGAACGCAAGAAGGCGGAGGAAAGAGGAGTGCCCTACCGCTACTCGGGCAAGTGTAGAGTTCTCAGCAGGGAGGAAGCGGAAGCCTTCAAGAGAGAGGGCAAGCCCTATGCTATACGCTTCAGGGTGCCCGATGGAAGGGTTGTTGTCTTTGAAGACCTCATAAAGGGGCACATAGCCATAAGCGTGGATGACTTTGGAGATTTTGTGATAGTGCGGAGCGATGGGACACCCACCTACAACTTTGTGGTGGTGGTGGATGATGCCCTTATGGGTGTCACCCATGTGGTAAGGGGCGAAGACCACATACCCAACACACCAAAGCAGATACTCATCTACGAAGCTCTGGGTTTTGAGATTCCAGAGTTTGCCCACCTACCCGTCATACTGGGAGAGGACAGGAGCAAGCTCTCAAAAAGACATGGAGCGGTTTCTGTCAGAAACTACAGAGAGGAAGGATACCTGCCGGAAGCCCTTTTTAACTTTCTGTGCCTTCTGGGCTGGTCCCCCCCGGAGGAAGGGAAGGAGATATTTTCAAAAGATGAGCTCATACAGCTTTTCAGGCTTGAGGATGTTAACTCATCGCCTGCGGTCTTCAGCAAGGAAAAGCTCAGGTGGATGAACGGGGTATACATAAGGGAAGTTCTCTCCCTTGACAGGCTTGTGGAGGAGTTTATGCCTTTCCTCCAGAGGGCTGGATACGAAGTAGACAGGGAATATGTAAAAAAGGTCCTTGAAAGAACCAGAGACTCCTTTGAAACCCTGCTTGATGGGGTTGAAAGATTAAAGCCCTTCTTTGTGGAAGAGATAAGCTATTCAGAGCAGGCTATGGCGGTGCTTGAGAACGAGCACTCAAGGGAAGTGCTTGAGCTTTTCCTGCAAAAAGCTCAGGAGGGCGAGCTCAATGCTACCAGAGTGAAGGAAATAGCGAAGGAGATACAGAAGGAGCTAAATCTGAAGGCAAAGGATGTGTGGCATGCCCTCAGAGCCTGCCTCACGGGAGAGCTGGAGGGTGTAGGAGTGGACATAATCTGTGATGTGATGCCCACGGAAAAGGTTCTGGAAAGAGTTGCAAGGGCACTCAGGCTTCTGGGCTGA